The Terracoccus luteus genome includes a region encoding these proteins:
- the rpsP gene encoding 30S ribosomal protein S16 has product MAVKIRLKRMGKIRAPFYRVVVMDSRTKRDGRAIEEIGKYHPTEEPSVIEIDGERAQYWLSKGAQPTESVAALLKITGDWQKAKGLEGTEGTLRTKSEKTSKKDLYEAAVAAAGSSEDRPARKRAEKKADAPAADATGTESDDSAKAEA; this is encoded by the coding sequence GTGGCCGTGAAGATCCGTCTCAAGCGCATGGGCAAGATCCGTGCCCCGTTCTACCGCGTCGTCGTCATGGACTCGCGCACCAAGCGCGATGGCCGTGCCATCGAGGAGATCGGCAAGTACCACCCCACCGAGGAGCCCTCGGTCATCGAGATCGACGGCGAGCGCGCCCAGTACTGGCTGAGCAAGGGCGCCCAGCCCACCGAGTCCGTCGCCGCACTGCTCAAGATCACCGGTGACTGGCAGAAGGCCAAGGGCCTCGAGGGCACCGAGGGCACGCTCCGGACCAAGTCGGAGAAGACGTCGAAGAAGGACCTCTACGAGGCCGCCGTCGCCGCCGCCGGTTCGAGCGAGGACCGCCCGGCCCGCAAGCGCGCCGAGAAGAAGGCCGACGCGCCCGCCGCCGACGCCACCGGCACCGAGAGCGACGACAGCGCGAAGGCCGAGGCCTGA
- a CDS encoding GNAT family N-acetyltransferase → MPFSAVGDRVEVRPPTLADVEAYREAVTRSHHRLADFAVPDPENLPAIVASQSAVYRSFMVWSRDPGREHGLVGRVNVANVVRGSFRSATMGYDAYDPYAGTGLFAEGLRLVVGLLFAPEPEGMALHRVEANIQPVNGRSAGLARSLGFVHEGFSRDYLHIPGPDGRRDWRDHDRYTMLATDWPAEPYRPHPRRRTAVLVSGLPGAGKARVATALAAELGLPLLSADAVKVGVAGSSPPDVVGVGETLWRLLADSPVGAVVDGPWQARDADHVQRGLTAAGFDPASVPEVHCDLTCVDTAGPLALGPVVTVDTREPLTPRQLVAVALRARVASSSP, encoded by the coding sequence ATGCCGTTCAGCGCCGTCGGCGACCGCGTCGAGGTACGCCCGCCGACCCTCGCCGACGTCGAGGCCTACCGCGAGGCCGTCACCCGGTCGCACCACCGCCTGGCCGACTTCGCCGTGCCGGACCCCGAGAACCTCCCCGCCATCGTCGCGTCGCAGAGCGCCGTCTACCGCAGCTTCATGGTCTGGTCGCGCGACCCCGGCCGCGAGCACGGACTCGTCGGCCGGGTCAACGTCGCCAACGTCGTGCGCGGGTCCTTCCGCAGCGCGACGATGGGCTACGACGCCTACGACCCCTACGCCGGCACGGGCCTGTTCGCCGAGGGCCTGCGGCTCGTCGTCGGCCTGCTCTTCGCCCCGGAGCCGGAGGGCATGGCCCTGCACCGCGTCGAGGCGAACATCCAGCCGGTCAACGGGCGCTCGGCCGGCCTAGCCCGTTCCCTCGGCTTCGTCCACGAGGGCTTCTCGCGCGACTACCTGCACATCCCCGGCCCCGACGGCAGGCGCGACTGGCGCGACCACGACCGATACACGATGCTCGCGACCGACTGGCCCGCCGAGCCGTACCGCCCCCACCCCAGGCGTCGCACCGCCGTGCTCGTCAGCGGGCTCCCCGGAGCCGGGAAGGCACGTGTCGCAACGGCGCTCGCCGCCGAGCTCGGCCTGCCCCTGCTGAGCGCGGATGCCGTGAAGGTAGGTGTCGCCGGCTCGTCTCCTCCCGACGTGGTGGGGGTGGGCGAGACCCTCTGGCGGCTGCTCGCCGACTCGCCGGTCGGCGCGGTCGTGGACGGCCCCTGGCAGGCCCGTGACGCCGACCACGTGCAGAGGGGGCTGACCGCGGCAGGGTTCGACCCGGCATCCGTGCCCGAGGTTCACTGCGACCTGACTTGCGTCGACACCGCAGGGCCGCTCGCGCTGGGACCGGTCGTCACGGTCGACACCCGCGAGCCGCTCACCCCGCGACAGCTCGTCGCGGTCGCGCTGCGGGCGCGGGTGGCGTCGAGCTCACCGTGA
- a CDS encoding DUF350 domain-containing protein produces MDLMDLTSHVGYAAAYAAVGIVMLGLGYLALDVLTPGHLGRHIWVERSVNAAVVLGAGFVGLGGIVFTAIWTNGESGFGSALVWTVVFGLLGVLLQAAAFRLLDLVTPGDMAAMVVEKAFHPACVVAAAVQVAVSLVVTASIA; encoded by the coding sequence ATGGACCTGATGGACCTGACCAGCCACGTCGGTTACGCCGCCGCCTACGCCGCGGTCGGCATCGTCATGCTCGGCCTCGGCTACCTCGCCCTCGACGTGCTGACGCCCGGGCACCTCGGCCGGCATATCTGGGTCGAGCGGTCGGTCAACGCGGCGGTCGTGCTCGGCGCCGGGTTCGTCGGCCTCGGCGGCATCGTCTTCACGGCCATCTGGACCAACGGCGAGTCCGGCTTCGGCTCGGCCCTGGTGTGGACGGTGGTCTTCGGCCTGCTCGGCGTGCTGCTGCAGGCGGCGGCCTTCCGGCTGCTCGATCTCGTCACGCCGGGGGACATGGCCGCGATGGTGGTGGAGAAGGCCTTCCACCCGGCCTGCGTCGTGGCGGCGGCCGTCCAGGTCGCGGTGAGCCTCGTCGTCACCGCCAGCATCGCCTGA
- the rimM gene encoding ribosome maturation factor RimM (Essential for efficient processing of 16S rRNA) — protein MSRDNVLVARIGKPHGLNGEVTVQLHTDDPYRRFPDGAVLDTEAAAGSGVPRQLTIRSTRVHNGVWLIAFAEVPDRTGAEGLRGTRLLADADAGAGDGVDGDTDAADEDAWYEEDLVGLEARDATGAVVGTISGLELGAAQDRLVVTLTDGVKAYVPFVRQFVPTVESDHVVLDPPAGLFDLYRDEAR, from the coding sequence ATGAGCCGCGACAACGTGCTGGTCGCCCGCATCGGCAAGCCGCACGGCCTGAACGGTGAGGTCACCGTCCAGCTGCACACCGACGACCCGTACCGACGCTTCCCCGACGGGGCCGTGCTCGACACCGAGGCGGCCGCCGGCTCCGGGGTGCCGCGGCAGCTGACCATCCGCTCGACCCGCGTGCACAACGGCGTCTGGCTGATCGCGTTCGCGGAGGTCCCCGACCGCACCGGCGCCGAGGGCCTGCGCGGCACGCGGCTGCTCGCCGACGCGGATGCCGGTGCCGGTGACGGGGTCGACGGCGACACCGACGCGGCCGACGAGGACGCCTGGTACGAGGAGGATCTCGTCGGCCTGGAGGCCCGTGACGCCACCGGCGCCGTCGTCGGCACGATCTCGGGTCTCGAGCTCGGTGCCGCGCAGGACCGTCTCGTCGTGACCCTCACCGACGGCGTCAAGGCCTACGTGCCGTTCGTGCGCCAGTTCGTGCCGACGGTCGAGTCCGACCACGTCGTGCTCGACCCGCCCGCCGGGCTCTTCGACCTCTACCGCGACGAGGCCCGATGA
- a CDS encoding amidohydrolase family protein produces MAAAPVLHVRGRVLVGPDEVVDELWVVGGRVTFERPTSPEAAATMQTVEGWVLPGLVDAHCHIGLGPHGEVGRDETEQQALTDRAAGTLLVRDAGQPGDTRWIDERDDLPKIIRAGRHIARTRRYIRNFAHEVEEDELERHVRLEAHRGDGWVKLVGDWIDRGTGDLAPSWSQDVVAAAIAAAHEEGVRVTAHCFGEQSLRDLAAAGIDCIEHATGLQEDSIDTFAAQGIAIVPTLVNIATFPAIAEPAKEKFPEYHRHMLDLHERRYATVGAAHEAGVPIFVGTDAGGSLPHGLVAQEMAELVRAGMRPEQVVSAATWGAREWLGRPGIVEGEDADLVVLAGDPRADVGVVADPVAVVLRGRVVA; encoded by the coding sequence ATGGCTGCTGCTCCGGTGCTGCACGTGCGCGGTCGGGTGCTCGTGGGCCCCGACGAGGTGGTCGACGAGCTCTGGGTCGTGGGCGGGCGGGTCACCTTCGAGCGCCCCACCTCGCCCGAGGCCGCCGCGACCATGCAGACCGTCGAGGGGTGGGTGCTGCCGGGACTCGTCGACGCCCACTGCCACATCGGTCTCGGACCGCACGGCGAGGTCGGGCGCGACGAGACCGAGCAGCAGGCCCTCACCGACCGCGCCGCCGGCACCCTGCTCGTGCGCGACGCCGGCCAGCCCGGCGACACCCGCTGGATCGACGAGCGTGACGACCTGCCGAAGATCATCCGCGCCGGCCGCCACATCGCCCGAACCCGCCGCTACATCCGCAACTTCGCCCACGAGGTCGAGGAGGACGAGCTCGAGAGGCACGTGCGCCTCGAGGCCCACCGGGGCGACGGCTGGGTCAAGCTCGTCGGCGACTGGATCGACCGCGGCACGGGCGACCTCGCGCCGAGCTGGTCGCAGGACGTCGTCGCGGCCGCCATCGCCGCCGCCCACGAGGAGGGGGTGCGCGTCACCGCCCACTGCTTCGGCGAGCAGTCGCTGCGTGACCTCGCCGCCGCCGGCATCGACTGCATCGAGCACGCGACCGGGCTGCAGGAGGACAGTATCGACACCTTCGCCGCCCAGGGCATCGCCATCGTGCCGACCCTCGTCAACATCGCGACCTTCCCGGCCATCGCGGAGCCGGCGAAGGAGAAGTTCCCCGAGTACCACCGCCACATGCTCGACCTGCACGAGCGCCGCTACGCCACCGTCGGCGCCGCGCACGAGGCCGGTGTGCCCATCTTCGTCGGCACCGACGCCGGCGGCAGCCTGCCGCACGGCCTCGTCGCCCAGGAGATGGCCGAGCTCGTCCGAGCCGGGATGCGTCCCGAGCAGGTCGTCTCGGCGGCGACGTGGGGAGCGCGCGAGTGGCTCGGCCGCCCGGGCATCGTCGAGGGGGAGGACGCCGACCTCGTCGTGCTGGCCGGCGACCCCCGCGCCGACGTCGGCGTCGTCGCCGACCCCGTGGCCGTCGTCCTCCGGGGCCGTGTTGTCGCCTGA
- a CDS encoding P-II family nitrogen regulator: protein MKLITAIIKPHQLDEVKEALEAFGVAGMTISEASGYGRQRGHSEVYRGAEYTVDFVPKVRLEVLVDDVDGSDVLEVILKAAQTGRIGDGKIWSVPVEEVVRVRTGERGVDAL, encoded by the coding sequence ATGAAGCTCATCACCGCCATCATCAAGCCCCACCAGCTCGACGAGGTGAAGGAGGCCCTCGAGGCCTTCGGGGTCGCCGGCATGACCATCAGCGAGGCCAGCGGCTACGGCCGCCAGCGGGGCCACAGCGAGGTCTACCGCGGCGCCGAGTACACGGTCGACTTCGTCCCGAAGGTGCGGCTCGAGGTGCTGGTCGACGACGTCGACGGCTCGGACGTCCTCGAGGTCATCCTCAAGGCCGCCCAGACCGGTCGCATCGGCGACGGCAAGATCTGGTCGGTCCCCGTCGAGGAGGTCGTCCGGGTGCGCACCGGCGAGCGGGGCGTCGACGCCCTCTAG
- the ffh gene encoding signal recognition particle protein, with translation MFASLSDRLTATFKNLRGKGRLSESDVNSTIRDIRLALLDADVALPVVKRFTSAVRERALGAEVSGALNPAQQVVKIVQDELVGILGGQTRQLELAKTPPTVIMLAGLQGSGKTTFAGKLGKRLKDQGHTPILVAADLQRPNAVTQLEVVGERAGIPVFAPERGNMGGHDAVLDSGEGTRSFGDPVTVSRQGIEFARARQHDVVIVDTAGRLAVDENLMQQAADIREAIRPDEVLFVIDAMIGQAAVETAQAFHDGVAFTGVVLSKLDGDARGGAALSVAEITGEPIMFASTGEKVTDLEVFHPDRMASRILDMGDVLTLIEQAERAFDKREADEMARKFMAEEDFTFEDFLSQMNAIKKMGSLKSMLKMMPGMQGMRDQLDAFDDREFDRVEAMVRSMTPFERTHPKQINGSRRARIAKGSGVTVTEVNQLLERFGQAQKMMKSMARGGGGGLPGMPGVPGGGKRGRAQQPQRKKSKSGNPAKRAAEEREAAQKASARPAGGAFGGQGADAPADPTADFDPSNLPKGFEKFLGR, from the coding sequence GTGTTCGCATCCCTGTCTGACCGGCTGACCGCCACCTTCAAGAACCTGCGCGGCAAGGGCCGCCTGTCGGAGTCCGACGTCAACTCGACGATCCGTGACATCCGGCTGGCGCTGCTCGACGCCGACGTCGCGCTACCCGTCGTCAAGCGGTTCACCTCGGCGGTGCGCGAGCGCGCGCTCGGGGCCGAGGTCAGCGGGGCCCTCAACCCGGCCCAGCAGGTCGTCAAGATCGTGCAGGACGAGCTCGTCGGCATCCTCGGTGGGCAGACCCGCCAGCTCGAGCTGGCCAAGACGCCGCCGACGGTCATCATGCTCGCCGGACTCCAGGGGTCGGGCAAGACGACGTTCGCCGGCAAGCTCGGCAAGCGCCTCAAGGACCAGGGCCACACCCCGATCCTCGTCGCCGCCGACCTCCAGCGCCCCAACGCCGTGACCCAGCTCGAGGTCGTCGGCGAGCGGGCCGGCATCCCGGTCTTCGCGCCCGAGCGCGGCAACATGGGTGGTCACGACGCCGTCCTCGACAGCGGTGAGGGCACGCGCTCGTTCGGCGACCCCGTGACGGTCTCGCGCCAGGGCATCGAGTTCGCCCGTGCCCGCCAGCACGACGTCGTCATCGTCGACACCGCCGGACGTCTCGCGGTCGACGAGAACCTCATGCAGCAGGCCGCAGACATCCGCGAGGCGATCCGCCCCGACGAGGTGCTCTTCGTCATCGACGCGATGATCGGTCAGGCCGCGGTCGAGACGGCGCAGGCCTTCCACGACGGCGTCGCCTTCACCGGCGTCGTGCTGAGCAAGCTCGACGGTGACGCCCGCGGTGGCGCCGCCCTGTCGGTCGCGGAGATCACCGGCGAGCCGATCATGTTCGCGTCGACGGGTGAGAAGGTCACCGACCTCGAGGTCTTCCACCCCGACCGCATGGCCAGCCGCATCCTCGACATGGGTGACGTGCTCACCCTCATCGAGCAGGCCGAGCGCGCCTTCGACAAGCGCGAGGCCGACGAGATGGCCCGCAAGTTCATGGCGGAGGAGGACTTCACCTTCGAGGACTTCCTCTCGCAGATGAACGCCATCAAGAAGATGGGCTCGCTCAAGTCGATGCTCAAGATGATGCCGGGCATGCAGGGGATGCGTGACCAGCTCGACGCGTTCGACGACCGCGAGTTCGACCGCGTCGAGGCGATGGTCCGCTCGATGACGCCGTTCGAGCGCACCCACCCCAAGCAGATCAACGGCTCGCGCCGCGCCCGCATCGCCAAGGGCTCCGGCGTCACCGTCACCGAGGTCAACCAGCTGCTCGAGCGCTTCGGCCAGGCCCAGAAGATGATGAAGTCGATGGCCCGCGGTGGTGGCGGCGGGCTGCCCGGCATGCCCGGCGTCCCCGGGGGTGGCAAGCGCGGGCGCGCGCAGCAGCCGCAGCGCAAGAAGAGCAAGAGCGGCAACCCGGCCAAGCGCGCGGCCGAGGAGCGGGAGGCGGCGCAGAAGGCGTCCGCCCGCCCCGCCGGCGGCGCCTTCGGTGGCCAGGGCGCCGACGCCCCGGCCGACCCGACGGCCGACTTCGACCCGTCGAACCTGCCCAAGGGCTTCGAGAAGTTCCTCGGGCGCTGA
- a CDS encoding glutathionylspermidine synthase family protein, translated as MDRIASVPRDGWLQTVQDQGLTYAVERSEAGGGVEPYWDERACYTFTEHDVERLETATADLHRMALEAVRRMASDPGITARQGLPEGSFRWLADSLADPDGTSLYGRFDLAWDGDGPPKLLEYNADTPAGLVEAAVVQWMWLEDLHPDRDQWNLLHERLVEAFRRLRRRAGIDRMHFAVGQDEPTEDWATVAYLRDAAQEAGLLALGITMEDIGWAHEAERFVDLQGEPITHCFKMYPTEWMLASPFGQYLVSGRSCTQWVEPPWKLLAGSKALLPVMWEMFEGHPNLLPAYFDHPHGMPAYAAKPLFGWEGDGVRVVSPDGLEETPATHSAGQPLVYQQYVPLPDYDGNHPVLGTWVVDGKPAGLGVRESTNLITNTRARFVPHLILGPRSSPDDIASWVAQP; from the coding sequence GTGGACCGCATCGCGTCCGTCCCGCGTGACGGCTGGCTGCAGACGGTGCAGGACCAGGGGCTGACCTACGCGGTCGAGCGGTCCGAGGCCGGCGGCGGCGTCGAGCCCTACTGGGACGAGCGCGCCTGCTACACCTTCACCGAGCACGACGTCGAGCGGCTCGAGACGGCGACCGCCGACCTGCACCGGATGGCCCTCGAGGCGGTGCGGCGGATGGCGTCGGACCCGGGCATCACGGCGCGGCAAGGGCTGCCGGAGGGCTCGTTCCGCTGGCTCGCCGACTCGCTCGCCGACCCCGACGGCACCTCGCTCTACGGGCGGTTCGACCTCGCCTGGGACGGCGACGGGCCGCCGAAGCTGCTCGAGTACAACGCCGACACCCCGGCCGGGCTCGTCGAGGCGGCGGTCGTGCAGTGGATGTGGCTCGAGGACCTGCACCCCGACCGTGACCAGTGGAACCTGCTGCACGAGAGGCTGGTCGAGGCGTTCCGACGGCTGCGCCGGCGGGCCGGCATCGACCGCATGCACTTCGCCGTCGGCCAGGACGAGCCGACCGAGGACTGGGCCACCGTCGCCTACCTGCGCGACGCCGCGCAGGAGGCCGGCCTGCTCGCCCTCGGGATCACGATGGAGGACATCGGCTGGGCCCACGAGGCGGAGCGCTTCGTCGACCTGCAGGGCGAGCCGATCACCCACTGCTTCAAGATGTACCCGACCGAGTGGATGCTGGCCTCGCCCTTCGGCCAGTACCTCGTGTCGGGGCGCTCGTGCACCCAGTGGGTCGAGCCGCCGTGGAAGCTGCTCGCCGGCTCGAAGGCGCTGCTGCCGGTGATGTGGGAGATGTTCGAGGGCCACCCCAACCTGCTGCCCGCGTACTTCGACCACCCGCACGGGATGCCGGCCTACGCCGCCAAGCCGCTGTTCGGCTGGGAGGGCGACGGCGTGCGGGTCGTGAGCCCCGACGGTCTCGAGGAGACGCCCGCGACCCACTCCGCCGGCCAGCCGCTCGTCTACCAGCAGTACGTGCCGCTGCCCGACTACGACGGCAACCACCCGGTGCTCGGCACGTGGGTCGTCGACGGCAAGCCGGCCGGTCTCGGAGTGCGCGAGTCGACCAACCTCATCACCAACACGCGTGCGCGCTTCGTGCCGCACCTCATCCTCGGCCCGCGCTCGAGCCCCGACGACATCGCGTCGTGGGTGGCGCAGCCGTGA
- a CDS encoding tRNA-dihydrouridine synthase has product MPARRRSALVSVGTVALVTVGLSGCSNQADYDYAGVCVDQKTNTRVSDDRCDSRQTTGFHGGYGWYYVPRGVAAPKVGQAASGGTTTPRSGAWTGKGFSADGGTVTRGGFTSAHSTLGG; this is encoded by the coding sequence ATGCCCGCCCGCCGTCGCTCGGCCCTCGTCTCCGTCGGCACCGTCGCCCTCGTCACCGTCGGCCTGTCGGGCTGCTCGAACCAGGCCGACTACGACTACGCCGGCGTGTGCGTCGACCAGAAGACGAACACCCGCGTCAGCGACGACCGGTGCGACAGCCGCCAGACCACCGGCTTCCACGGCGGCTACGGCTGGTACTACGTGCCGAGGGGCGTCGCGGCGCCCAAGGTCGGGCAGGCGGCATCCGGCGGGACGACCACCCCGCGCAGCGGCGCGTGGACGGGCAAGGGCTTCTCCGCCGACGGGGGCACGGTCACCCGCGGCGGCTTCACGTCGGCGCACTCGACCCTCGGTGGGTGA
- a CDS encoding [protein-PII] uridylyltransferase, with the protein MTDVTSRRLDLAGTRSFAAPGAGAQRRRALAEFGFSWLQDLWRDACAGRRHEGVALAAVGSLARGDGGPLSDYDLVLVHHPRGLSGKEVGAFADKLWYPIWDAGVRLDHSVRTVSECRAVASDDLSAAVGLLDLTHVAGDADVVNAARSTVAHDWRANARTRLSEMHESVLARHARQGDLAHLVEPDLKEAHGGLRDMSVLRALTAAWLTDRPHGEVDLAHERLLDVRDAIHVVTGRGRDRLTREEQDACAALLGYTDSDDLLTDVSTSARTVAYAVDGTLRRALQSQRARTLRVGPRRPQLAPLGYGLYRHDGEAVLGPSADLASDPVIPLRAALVAARGGIPLSPTTLRNLSEQAPSLPEPWPEVARGLFSDLLAAGPGLVTVWEGLDLAGVVERWIPEWRAVRSRPQRNAVHRHTVDRHLVESVVAASGMVRDVARPDLLMLAALLHDIGKVPGSTDHSVTGAQVADTVLRRMGVPDADREIVVRLVREHLTLVELATRRDPEDPATISALSDAVGGSVTTLDLLRALTEADASAAGPKAWSDWRAGLVVRLHAACRAALVAAHEGDEPQALEPAPSLSLNDDALERMASGEPYVLVSSLGGAHRVDVVDRDRAGLFADTAGLLAAHGFVVRSAIVRTVDGLAVNEWWVDSPGGETPLPAVISRDLMRVATGDRSPLGRLQRRRSSGVRSPGTGHPDSARAMVISSASDTATVIEVRATDRPGLLQDIGITLARASLSVRSAHIATYAGQTLDTFYVTEFGGGRLAPARAAQAVAMIIDTCDGP; encoded by the coding sequence ATGACAGATGTGACCTCGAGGCGGCTCGACCTCGCCGGCACCCGCAGCTTCGCGGCGCCCGGCGCCGGGGCCCAGCGTCGGCGGGCCCTGGCCGAGTTCGGCTTCTCGTGGCTGCAGGACCTCTGGCGGGACGCCTGCGCGGGCCGGCGGCACGAGGGCGTGGCCCTGGCCGCCGTCGGGTCGCTCGCCCGCGGCGACGGCGGTCCCCTCAGCGACTACGACCTCGTGCTCGTCCACCACCCGCGCGGCCTGTCGGGCAAGGAGGTCGGCGCCTTCGCCGACAAGCTCTGGTACCCGATCTGGGACGCCGGGGTGCGGCTCGACCACAGCGTGCGCACCGTCTCGGAGTGCCGCGCCGTGGCGAGCGACGACCTGTCCGCCGCCGTCGGCCTGCTCGACCTCACGCACGTCGCCGGTGACGCCGACGTCGTCAACGCGGCCCGCTCGACGGTGGCCCACGACTGGCGCGCCAACGCCCGGACCCGCCTGTCGGAGATGCACGAGTCGGTGCTGGCCCGGCACGCCCGGCAGGGTGACCTCGCCCACCTCGTCGAGCCCGACCTCAAGGAGGCCCACGGCGGGCTGCGCGACATGTCGGTGCTGCGCGCGCTCACCGCGGCCTGGCTCACCGACCGGCCGCACGGCGAGGTCGACCTCGCGCACGAGCGGCTGCTCGACGTGCGCGACGCCATCCACGTCGTCACGGGTCGGGGCCGCGACCGCCTCACCCGCGAGGAACAGGACGCCTGCGCCGCGCTGCTCGGCTACACCGACAGCGACGACCTGCTCACCGACGTCTCGACCTCGGCGCGCACGGTGGCCTACGCCGTCGACGGCACCCTGAGGCGCGCCCTGCAGTCGCAGCGCGCCCGCACGCTGCGCGTCGGCCCGCGCCGCCCGCAGCTGGCCCCGCTCGGCTACGGCCTCTACCGCCACGACGGCGAGGCCGTGCTCGGGCCGTCGGCCGACCTCGCCTCCGACCCCGTCATCCCGCTGCGCGCCGCGCTCGTGGCCGCGCGGGGCGGCATCCCGCTGTCGCCGACGACGCTGCGCAACCTCTCGGAGCAGGCCCCGTCGCTGCCGGAGCCCTGGCCGGAGGTCGCCCGCGGGCTCTTCTCCGACTTGCTCGCCGCCGGGCCCGGCCTCGTCACCGTGTGGGAGGGGCTCGACCTCGCCGGGGTGGTCGAGCGCTGGATCCCCGAGTGGCGCGCCGTGCGCAGCCGCCCGCAGCGCAACGCCGTGCACCGCCACACCGTCGACCGCCACCTCGTCGAGTCGGTCGTCGCCGCGAGCGGCATGGTGCGCGACGTCGCCCGTCCCGACCTGCTCATGCTCGCGGCCCTGCTCCACGACATCGGCAAGGTCCCCGGCTCGACCGACCACTCGGTCACCGGCGCCCAGGTCGCCGACACCGTCCTGCGACGCATGGGGGTGCCCGACGCCGACCGGGAGATCGTCGTGCGGCTCGTGCGTGAGCACCTGACGCTCGTCGAGCTCGCCACGCGCCGCGACCCCGAGGACCCGGCCACGATCTCGGCCCTCTCGGATGCCGTCGGGGGCTCGGTCACGACGCTCGACCTGCTGCGCGCCCTCACCGAGGCCGACGCCTCCGCCGCCGGGCCCAAGGCCTGGAGCGACTGGCGGGCCGGGCTCGTCGTGCGCCTGCACGCCGCCTGCCGCGCCGCGCTCGTCGCCGCGCACGAGGGTGACGAGCCGCAGGCGCTCGAGCCGGCGCCCTCGCTCTCGCTCAACGACGACGCGCTCGAGCGCATGGCGTCGGGGGAGCCGTACGTGCTCGTCTCCTCGCTCGGCGGGGCTCACCGGGTCGACGTCGTCGACCGTGACCGGGCGGGCCTCTTCGCCGACACCGCCGGCCTCCTCGCCGCCCACGGGTTCGTCGTCCGCTCCGCGATCGTGCGCACCGTCGACGGGCTGGCCGTCAACGAGTGGTGGGTCGACTCGCCCGGCGGGGAGACCCCGCTTCCGGCCGTCATCTCCCGCGACCTCATGCGCGTCGCGACCGGTGACCGCAGCCCCCTGGGCAGGCTGCAGCGGCGCCGATCGAGCGGCGTGCGCAGCCCCGGCACCGGGCACCCCGACTCGGCCCGCGCCATGGTCATCAGCAGCGCCTCCGACACGGCGACCGTCATCGAGGTGCGGGCCACCGACCGGCCCGGGCTGCTGCAGGACATCGGCATCACGCTGGCGCGCGCCTCGCTGTCGGTGCGCTCGGCCCACATCGCCACCTACGCGGGCCAGACGCTCGACACCTTCTACGTCACCGAGTTCGGCGGCGGGCGGCTGGCCCCGGCCCGGGCGGCGCAGGCGGTCGCCATGATCATCGACACGTGCGACGGCCCCTGA
- a CDS encoding RNA-binding protein codes for MLEEALEHLVKGIVDHDEDVVVRRKDLRRGELLEVRVHPDDLGRVIGRSGRTASALRTVVGALAGNGNVRVDIVDTDRAR; via the coding sequence ATGCTCGAGGAGGCGCTCGAGCACCTCGTCAAGGGCATCGTCGACCACGACGAGGACGTCGTCGTTCGTCGCAAGGACCTGCGCCGGGGCGAGCTGCTCGAGGTGCGCGTGCACCCCGACGACCTCGGCCGCGTCATCGGCCGTTCGGGTCGCACGGCGAGCGCGCTGCGCACCGTCGTCGGGGCCCTCGCGGGCAACGGCAACGTGCGCGTCGACATCGTCGACACCGACCGCGCCCGCTGA